The Agrococcus carbonis genome has a window encoding:
- the pknB gene encoding Stk1 family PASTA domain-containing Ser/Thr kinase produces MTDSIIASLRTLGDRYEIGELIGQGGMAQVHLARDTRLDRQVAVKLLKPELSKDPEFRTRFRQEAQSAARMSHPTVVRVFDAGEEPTTDAHGEPAAVPYIVMEYVDGRMVKDIIAEGPLPEAEAVRITKGILTALEYSHRAGIVHRDIKPGNVMVTPGGQIKVMDFGIARAVSETSANVAETGTILGTAGYFSPEQARGESVDARTDLYSTGVVLFELLTGQPPFQSDTPVGIAYQHVAEEPPTTSSITPGITPEMDSVVAKALQKPREDRFQTATEFKQALDDALAGVLVPLDRPTTAPIEIGAATTMFAALHVDEPETEAQAEAAQERRRRPHLVWLWAAAVLIGVLVVGAGVWAFSLGNLPIAGLSTPVPDVVGAQEDEAIATIDAEGLRAEVRRTIDDAPAGTVLRTEPEAGVSIAPGSTVQLVVSNGPPPEPLMSVANLTEAQARQALESAGYTVGEITRDSSPTVQADHVISTDPSAGTSVSQGAIINLVLSNGRVEVPDVVGSPIAAAVEELQAAGLTVERRFTLSCLSDGTVREQSLIGEQPQGSTITILYCNGSPQPAPQPAPQPDPEPSPSNSGGGNGNGGGNNGGGNGPGNGGGGGGDDG; encoded by the coding sequence ATGACCGACAGCATCATCGCGTCGCTGCGGACCCTCGGCGACCGGTACGAGATCGGCGAGCTCATCGGCCAGGGCGGCATGGCCCAGGTGCACCTCGCGCGCGACACGCGGCTCGACCGGCAGGTCGCCGTCAAGCTGCTGAAGCCCGAGCTCTCGAAGGATCCGGAGTTCCGCACGCGCTTCCGGCAGGAGGCGCAGTCGGCGGCCCGCATGTCGCATCCGACCGTGGTGCGCGTGTTCGACGCCGGCGAGGAGCCGACGACCGATGCCCACGGCGAGCCGGCGGCCGTGCCGTACATCGTCATGGAGTACGTCGACGGCCGGATGGTCAAGGACATCATCGCGGAGGGTCCGCTGCCGGAGGCGGAGGCGGTGCGCATCACGAAGGGCATCCTCACCGCCCTCGAGTACTCGCACCGCGCCGGCATCGTGCACCGCGACATCAAGCCCGGCAACGTCATGGTGACGCCGGGCGGCCAGATCAAGGTGATGGACTTCGGCATCGCGCGCGCCGTGAGCGAGACGAGCGCCAACGTCGCCGAGACCGGCACGATCCTCGGCACCGCGGGCTACTTCTCGCCCGAGCAGGCCCGCGGCGAGTCGGTCGACGCTCGCACCGACCTCTACTCGACCGGCGTCGTGCTCTTCGAGCTGCTGACGGGCCAGCCGCCGTTCCAGTCGGACACCCCGGTCGGCATCGCGTACCAGCACGTCGCCGAGGAGCCGCCGACCACCTCGTCGATCACGCCGGGCATCACGCCCGAGATGGACTCGGTGGTCGCGAAGGCGCTGCAGAAGCCGCGCGAGGACCGCTTCCAGACCGCGACCGAGTTCAAGCAGGCGCTCGACGACGCCCTCGCCGGCGTGCTCGTGCCGCTCGACCGGCCGACGACCGCGCCGATCGAGATCGGCGCGGCGACGACGATGTTCGCGGCCCTCCACGTCGACGAGCCCGAGACCGAGGCGCAGGCCGAAGCCGCGCAGGAGCGCCGCCGACGACCGCACCTCGTGTGGCTGTGGGCCGCCGCGGTGCTCATCGGCGTGCTCGTCGTCGGCGCGGGCGTCTGGGCCTTCAGCCTCGGCAACCTGCCGATCGCCGGCCTGTCGACCCCCGTGCCCGACGTCGTCGGCGCCCAGGAGGACGAGGCGATCGCGACGATCGACGCCGAGGGCCTCAGGGCCGAGGTGCGCCGCACGATCGACGACGCGCCCGCCGGGACGGTGCTGCGCACCGAGCCGGAGGCAGGCGTGAGCATCGCCCCGGGGTCGACGGTGCAGCTCGTGGTCTCGAACGGTCCACCGCCCGAACCGCTCATGAGCGTCGCGAACCTCACCGAGGCGCAGGCGCGGCAGGCGCTCGAGTCGGCCGGCTACACGGTCGGCGAGATCACGAGGGACTCCTCGCCGACGGTGCAGGCCGACCACGTCATCAGCACCGACCCGAGCGCCGGCACGAGCGTGTCGCAGGGCGCGATCATCAACCTCGTGCTCTCGAACGGCCGCGTCGAGGTGCCCGACGTCGTGGGCAGCCCCATCGCCGCTGCGGTCGAGGAGCTGCAGGCGGCTGGCCTCACCGTCGAGCGGCGCTTCACGCTCAGCTGCCTCTCGGACGGCACGGTGCGCGAGCAGTCGCTCATCGGTGAGCAGCCCCAGGGCAGCACCATCACGATCCTCTACTGCAACGGCTCGCCGCAGCCCGCCCCGCAACCGGCACCGCAGCCCGACCCCGAGCCCTCGCCGAGCAACTCGGGCGGCGGCAACGGCAACGGCGGCGGCAACAACGGGGGCGGCAACGGCCCCGGCAACGGCGGCGGCGGGGGCGGCGACGACGGCTGA
- a CDS encoding anthranilate synthase component II: MTRILVVDNFDSFVYTLAGYLQELGAEVTVVRNDEVDASAIGEWDAVLLSPGPGAPADAGVSIPMVHAAIETGTPLLGVCLGHQAIAEALGGVVTHAPELMHGKTSQVEHDGTTVFEGLPSPVTATRYHSLAIVDGTVPDALRVTARTVPDAPDADGVIMAVEHREAPVWGVQFHPESVLTEGGYRMLGNWLEAAGLAGAAELAAGRAPLMTLAPPPDHAR; this comes from the coding sequence ATGACCCGCATCCTCGTCGTCGACAACTTCGACTCCTTCGTCTACACGCTCGCCGGCTACCTGCAGGAGCTCGGCGCCGAGGTGACGGTCGTGCGCAACGACGAGGTCGACGCATCCGCCATCGGCGAGTGGGATGCCGTGCTGCTCTCGCCCGGGCCCGGCGCCCCGGCGGATGCGGGGGTCTCCATCCCGATGGTGCACGCCGCGATCGAGACCGGCACCCCGCTGCTCGGCGTCTGCCTCGGCCACCAGGCGATCGCCGAGGCGCTCGGCGGCGTCGTGACGCACGCGCCCGAGCTCATGCACGGCAAGACGAGCCAGGTCGAGCACGACGGCACGACCGTCTTCGAGGGCCTCCCGAGCCCGGTGACGGCGACGCGCTACCACTCGCTCGCGATCGTCGACGGCACAGTGCCGGATGCGCTGCGCGTGACCGCGCGCACGGTCCCGGATGCGCCGGATGCCGACGGCGTCATCATGGCGGTCGAGCACCGCGAGGCGCCGGTGTGGGGCGTGCAGTTCCACCCCGAGTCGGTGCTGACCGAGGGCGGCTACCGCATGCTCGGCAACTGGCTCGAGGCCGCCGGCCTCGCGGGCGCGGCCGAGCTCGCGGCCGGCCGGGCGCCGCTCATGACGCTCGCGCCGCCGCCCGACCACGCCCGCTGA
- a CDS encoding class E sortase — MAGHQGERRRRPRRRATVASVLGELLLTAGVLALGYAGWQLWLSDAVLGAQQQAAGQSFAAELGPDAIAAPDTALRPAASAEPEPEMPAEAAVADRASFAVMYIPRLGQFERVVGEGTSRAVLDSLEQGLAHYSASAMPGQLGNFAVAGHRNGQGGPFTHLDEMRIGDRIYVKTAEAWYVYEFRNHEYVAPTGVGVVEPVPQQPQTPADGRYLTLTTCNPEWSSAGRLIAYATFVGWQPLEDGMPLALAESLGRA; from the coding sequence GTGGCCGGGCACCAGGGGGAGCGGCGGCGCCGACCCCGGCGCCGCGCGACCGTCGCGAGCGTGCTCGGCGAGCTGCTGCTGACGGCAGGGGTCCTCGCGCTCGGCTACGCGGGCTGGCAGCTGTGGCTCTCCGACGCCGTGCTCGGCGCGCAGCAGCAGGCGGCCGGGCAGTCGTTCGCCGCCGAGCTCGGGCCCGACGCGATCGCCGCGCCCGACACGGCGCTGCGGCCCGCAGCGAGCGCCGAGCCGGAGCCGGAGATGCCCGCGGAGGCGGCGGTGGCCGATCGCGCCTCCTTCGCCGTCATGTACATCCCGAGGCTCGGGCAGTTCGAGCGCGTGGTCGGCGAGGGCACGAGCCGCGCGGTGCTCGACTCGCTCGAGCAAGGCCTCGCGCACTACAGCGCCTCCGCGATGCCCGGGCAGCTCGGCAACTTCGCCGTCGCGGGGCACCGCAACGGGCAGGGCGGCCCGTTCACCCACCTCGACGAGATGCGCATCGGCGACCGCATCTACGTCAAGACCGCCGAGGCCTGGTACGTCTACGAGTTCCGCAACCACGAGTACGTCGCGCCCACGGGCGTCGGGGTGGTCGAGCCCGTGCCGCAGCAGCCGCAGACCCCCGCCGACGGGCGCTACCTCACGCTCACGACCTGCAACCCCGAGTGGTCGTCCGCCGGCCGGCTCATCGCCTACGCGACGTTCGTCGGCTGGCAGCCCCTCGAGGACGGCATGCCGCTCGCGCTCGCCGAGTCCCTGGGGCGGGCCTGA
- a CDS encoding cell division protein CrgA → MSPSEKSVDKASAASKKAAAKGRERNPHDEQRNPAWFKPVMFGFMIVGFLWVIVYYISNTTLPVPALGSWNIVIGFAVMFIGFIMTTRWK, encoded by the coding sequence ATGAGCCCCAGCGAGAAGTCGGTCGACAAGGCGTCCGCCGCGAGCAAGAAGGCGGCGGCGAAGGGCCGCGAGCGCAACCCGCACGACGAGCAGCGCAACCCCGCCTGGTTCAAGCCGGTCATGTTCGGCTTCATGATCGTCGGCTTCCTGTGGGTGATCGTCTACTACATCTCGAACACGACGCTGCCGGTGCCCGCGCTCGGCTCGTGGAACATCGTGATCGGCTTCGCCGTGATGTTCATCGGCTTCATCATGACCACCCGGTGGAAGTAG
- a CDS encoding rhomboid family intramembrane serine protease, which produces MRELAEEQRALHQRTRVASGAPRTRGGQLLRQWLAQPSPVTLALVAVTTLVGVLQVLPGDLSVHLMYFLGYSLVEPWRFLTYAFVHASVLHLAFNMLVLFMVGPSIEQRIGRLPFLAAYLVSAAGAAVAVAWFTPMSAVVGASGAIYALFGMAIGMQRMLGRVQPALLLIVGINLVITFLFSSISWPAHVGGLVIGLALGFGIGLVHQRMRGDQAAKAAWLVIGVVALALAGLFALRVALIL; this is translated from the coding sequence GTGCGCGAGCTCGCCGAGGAGCAGCGCGCGCTGCACCAGCGGACGCGCGTCGCCAGCGGTGCGCCGCGCACGCGCGGCGGCCAGCTGCTGCGGCAGTGGCTCGCGCAGCCGTCGCCCGTCACGCTCGCGCTGGTCGCCGTCACGACGCTCGTCGGCGTGCTGCAGGTGCTGCCGGGCGACCTCTCGGTGCACCTCATGTACTTCCTGGGCTACTCGCTCGTCGAGCCCTGGCGCTTCCTCACGTACGCCTTCGTGCACGCGAGCGTGCTGCACCTCGCGTTCAACATGCTCGTGCTGTTCATGGTGGGGCCCTCGATCGAGCAGCGCATCGGCAGGCTCCCGTTCCTCGCCGCCTACCTCGTGAGCGCCGCCGGCGCCGCGGTCGCGGTCGCGTGGTTCACGCCGATGTCGGCGGTCGTCGGCGCCTCGGGCGCGATCTACGCCCTCTTCGGCATGGCGATCGGCATGCAGCGCATGCTCGGCCGCGTGCAGCCGGCGCTGCTGCTGATCGTGGGCATCAACCTCGTGATCACGTTCCTGTTCAGCAGCATCTCGTGGCCCGCGCACGTCGGCGGGCTCGTCATCGGGCTCGCGCTCGGCTTCGGCATCGGGCTCGTGCACCAGCGGATGCGCGGAGATCAGGCGGCGAAGGCCGCGTGGCTCGTCATCGGGGTCGTCGCGCTCGCGCTCGCCGGGCTCTTCGCCCTGCGCGTCGCGCTCATCCTCTGA
- a CDS encoding peptidylprolyl isomerase — protein sequence MAHHTAVATIRTNHGEIKVNLLGDHAPATVKNFVELATGAREWTHPGTGETSTAPLYDGVVFHRIIPDFMIQGGDPLGQGVGGPGYQFDDEIHPDLTFNAPYVLAMANAGKVGGRGTNGSQFFITTVATPWLQGKHTIFGLVEDEASQRVVDAIQAVPTDGRDKPLEDVVIETIEIQQA from the coding sequence ATGGCTCACCACACCGCTGTCGCGACGATCCGCACCAACCACGGCGAGATCAAGGTCAACCTCCTCGGCGACCACGCCCCCGCCACCGTGAAGAACTTCGTCGAGCTCGCCACGGGCGCTCGCGAGTGGACGCACCCGGGCACGGGCGAGACGTCGACCGCGCCGCTCTACGACGGCGTCGTCTTCCACCGCATCATCCCCGACTTCATGATCCAGGGCGGCGACCCGCTCGGCCAGGGCGTCGGCGGCCCCGGCTACCAGTTCGACGACGAGATCCACCCCGACCTCACCTTCAACGCGCCCTACGTGCTCGCCATGGCGAACGCCGGCAAGGTCGGCGGCCGCGGCACGAACGGCTCGCAGTTCTTCATCACGACGGTCGCGACCCCCTGGCTGCAGGGCAAGCACACGATCTTCGGCCTCGTCGAGGACGAGGCGTCGCAGCGCGTCGTCGACGCGATCCAGGCCGTGCCGACCGACGGCCGCGACAAGCCCCTCGAGGACGTCGTGATCGAGACCATCGAGATCCAGCAGGCCTGA
- a CDS encoding NUDIX hydrolase: protein MRMRVAAYALITRGDGDDREILLPHWREGDMSGWTLPGGGVEPGEHPADGAVREVREETGYDVRLTGLLGVDSAVLASTSRGDELQALRILYRAEIIGGELAVEVDGTTDDVAWHRLADVPALRHVHAVDWAISHLDDEGSPLR from the coding sequence ATGCGCATGCGAGTCGCCGCCTACGCCCTGATCACCAGGGGCGACGGCGACGACCGCGAGATCCTGCTGCCGCACTGGCGCGAGGGCGACATGAGCGGCTGGACGCTCCCGGGCGGCGGCGTCGAGCCCGGCGAGCACCCCGCCGACGGCGCGGTGCGCGAGGTGCGCGAGGAGACCGGCTACGACGTGCGCCTCACGGGCCTCCTCGGCGTCGACTCGGCCGTGCTCGCCTCCACCTCGCGCGGCGACGAGCTGCAGGCGCTGCGCATCCTCTACCGCGCCGAGATCATCGGCGGCGAGCTCGCCGTCGAGGTCGACGGCACGACCGACGACGTCGCCTGGCACCGCCTCGCCGACGTGCCGGCGCTGCGGCACGTGCACGCGGTCGACTGGGCGATCAGCCACCTCGACGACGAAGGATCCCCGCTGCGCTGA
- a CDS encoding BCCT family transporter, with translation MAEHDAPDDRADRPLRRLKRSERPMHPALDAPPMTVATGERKPLDTVVFGVAAAVALAFVLWGAFATESLSAASSVGLDWVVHNTGWLFALAASGFVIFTIWIAASRYGRIPLGDDGEDPEFSTVSWIAMMFSAGMGIGLVFYGVTEPVSHLVSPPPGTAGGTDTEAVRTAMATTMFHWSLHPWAIYSVVGLALAYSVFRKRRSLLISAAFTSIVGKRVVEGPIGRAIDIFAIFATLFGSATSLGIGALQIGSGLQIVAGLDRVTEGLLIGIIAVLTAGFVASAVSGVARGIKWLSNINMVLAGLLALFVFVVGPTVFILNLLPTTIAGYIEQLAVMSSRTEAAGGEEVAAWLSGWTIFYWAWWISWTPFVGMFIARISRGRTVRQFVTGVLVAPTLVSLVWFAIFGGLGIDLTLSGVDLGTDGAEEAVLFTALAELPLGQITAVVVMVLVSIFFVSGADAASIVMGTLSHRGSLRPRRLTVVVWGITTGAVAAIMLLLGGEDALAGLQQITIIAALPFVVVMIGLAFAVARDLSQDPVVVRRKYAIAAVEQAVVTGVTEHGEDFQLTVEQTEPGEGVGELVPTVAVDPTASPSAEADAADAPGAAAAADASGGSDADAEAGAAEHGARDPLARAPEDDAGEPPAGAGEPPRPAT, from the coding sequence ATGGCCGAGCACGACGCCCCCGACGACCGAGCCGACCGTCCCCTGCGGCGGCTGAAGCGCTCGGAGCGCCCGATGCACCCGGCGCTCGACGCCCCGCCGATGACGGTGGCGACGGGCGAGCGGAAGCCGCTCGACACCGTCGTCTTCGGCGTCGCGGCGGCGGTCGCCCTCGCCTTCGTGCTGTGGGGCGCGTTCGCGACCGAGTCGCTCAGCGCAGCCTCGAGCGTGGGCCTCGACTGGGTCGTGCACAACACCGGATGGCTCTTCGCGCTCGCCGCCTCGGGCTTCGTCATCTTCACGATCTGGATCGCCGCGAGCCGGTACGGGCGCATCCCGCTCGGCGACGACGGCGAGGATCCGGAGTTCAGCACGGTCTCGTGGATCGCGATGATGTTCTCGGCCGGCATGGGCATCGGCCTCGTCTTCTACGGCGTCACCGAGCCGGTCAGCCACCTCGTCTCGCCCCCGCCGGGCACCGCGGGCGGCACCGACACCGAGGCGGTGCGCACCGCGATGGCGACCACGATGTTCCACTGGTCGCTGCATCCGTGGGCCATCTACTCCGTCGTCGGCCTCGCGCTCGCCTACAGCGTCTTCCGCAAGCGCCGGTCGCTGCTGATCTCGGCCGCCTTCACGTCGATCGTCGGCAAGCGCGTGGTCGAGGGGCCCATCGGTCGAGCCATCGACATCTTCGCGATCTTCGCCACCCTGTTCGGCTCGGCCACCTCGCTCGGCATCGGGGCGCTGCAGATCGGCTCGGGCCTGCAGATCGTCGCGGGGCTCGACCGGGTCACCGAGGGGCTGCTGATCGGCATCATCGCGGTGCTGACCGCGGGCTTCGTGGCCTCCGCCGTCTCGGGCGTCGCGCGCGGCATCAAGTGGCTCTCCAACATCAACATGGTGCTCGCGGGACTGCTGGCGCTGTTCGTCTTCGTCGTCGGCCCCACCGTCTTCATCCTCAACCTGCTGCCGACCACCATCGCGGGCTACATCGAGCAGCTCGCCGTCATGTCGTCGCGCACCGAGGCGGCCGGCGGCGAGGAGGTCGCGGCCTGGCTCTCCGGCTGGACGATCTTCTACTGGGCCTGGTGGATCAGCTGGACGCCCTTCGTGGGCATGTTCATCGCGCGCATCTCGCGAGGCCGCACCGTGCGGCAGTTCGTCACCGGCGTGCTCGTCGCGCCCACGCTCGTCTCGCTCGTGTGGTTCGCGATCTTCGGCGGGCTCGGCATCGACCTGACGCTCTCCGGTGTCGACCTCGGCACCGACGGCGCCGAGGAGGCGGTGCTCTTCACCGCGCTCGCCGAGCTGCCGCTGGGCCAGATCACGGCGGTGGTGGTGATGGTGCTCGTGTCGATCTTCTTCGTCTCGGGCGCCGACGCCGCATCCATCGTCATGGGCACGCTGTCGCACCGCGGCTCGCTCCGGCCCAGGCGCCTGACCGTGGTCGTCTGGGGCATCACCACCGGGGCGGTCGCCGCCATCATGCTGCTGCTCGGCGGCGAGGACGCGCTCGCGGGCCTGCAGCAGATCACCATCATCGCCGCCCTCCCGTTCGTCGTCGTGATGATCGGGCTCGCCTTCGCGGTCGCCCGCGACCTGTCGCAGGACCCCGTGGTCGTGCGGCGGAAGTACGCGATCGCCGCGGTCGAGCAGGCCGTCGTCACGGGCGTCACCGAGCACGGCGAGGACTTCCAGCTCACCGTCGAGCAGACGGAGCCGGGCGAGGGCGTGGGCGAGCTCGTGCCGACGGTCGCCGTCGATCCGACAGCCTCCCCGAGCGCCGAGGCGGATGCGGCGGATGCGCCGGGTGCCGCGGCTGCGGCGGATGCGTCGGGTGGCTCGGATGCGGACGCGGAGGCGGGTGCCGCGGAGCACGGGGCGCGGGATCCGCTCGCGCGAGCGCCGGAGGACGATGCGGGTGAGCCGCCCGCGGGGGCGGGCGAGCCGCCGCGACCCGCGACGTAG
- a CDS encoding threonine/serine exporter family protein — MDGESRQRRDWRRRIVGAIRTDASSRPMTEALLTIDEVYARKVIDLAMRIAEALTAVGASANDVALATIRVSGALGIRPVHVDVTYNSIGVSYHRGDADLPITLLRVVRAPVPDHAKLQRLQALVVEIEGGLELEQARAKFHAIRRMPFMYRPAFIVVAQGMLTVGVALLFGASWVVAAAAFVAATSAAMTQRLMARLRVPFFFAQIAGAFVVTAIAAITSWFASQGVPLLDDVRPAIIVAAGIVLMLAGMSVVGAAQDAIDGFALTAGGRILDLALLTLGVVLGIVAGLSAARALGMGFVLTSDAPALGPLPLQFVGVAVIAVTVAVWNGAGVRTIAVSAVLAGIAWSGYTAATLAGFDPIVGSGIGALAASFVGILVAHRLHVPSIAVTTAAIVPLVPGSAVFRGLLELVESDGTAESLVLGVATLVGAGAIGLALASGASLGLVLGAPVRDSVESVVRRRGRIR, encoded by the coding sequence ATGGACGGCGAGAGCAGGCAGCGCAGGGACTGGCGACGGCGGATCGTGGGCGCGATCCGCACCGACGCCTCCTCGCGGCCCATGACCGAGGCCCTCCTCACGATCGACGAGGTCTACGCGCGCAAGGTCATCGACCTCGCGATGCGCATCGCCGAGGCCCTCACCGCGGTCGGCGCGTCGGCCAACGACGTCGCGCTCGCGACCATCCGCGTCTCGGGGGCGCTCGGCATCCGCCCCGTGCACGTCGACGTCACGTACAACTCGATCGGCGTCTCGTACCACCGCGGCGACGCCGACCTGCCGATCACGCTGCTGCGCGTCGTGCGCGCCCCCGTGCCCGACCACGCGAAGCTGCAGCGGCTGCAGGCGCTCGTCGTCGAGATCGAGGGCGGCCTCGAGCTCGAGCAGGCGCGCGCCAAGTTCCACGCCATCCGCCGCATGCCGTTCATGTACCGGCCGGCGTTCATCGTCGTCGCGCAGGGGATGCTGACCGTCGGGGTCGCACTGCTGTTCGGCGCGTCGTGGGTCGTGGCCGCAGCGGCCTTCGTCGCCGCGACGAGCGCCGCGATGACGCAGCGCCTCATGGCGCGGCTGCGCGTGCCCTTCTTCTTCGCCCAGATCGCCGGCGCGTTCGTCGTCACCGCGATCGCCGCCATCACGAGCTGGTTCGCGTCCCAGGGCGTGCCGCTGCTCGACGACGTGCGGCCCGCCATCATCGTCGCCGCCGGCATCGTCCTCATGCTCGCCGGGATGTCGGTCGTCGGCGCCGCGCAGGACGCGATCGACGGCTTCGCGCTCACGGCGGGCGGCCGCATCCTCGACCTCGCGCTCCTCACGCTCGGCGTCGTGCTCGGCATCGTCGCCGGCCTCTCCGCCGCCCGCGCGCTCGGGATGGGCTTCGTGCTCACGAGCGACGCCCCCGCGCTCGGCCCACTGCCGCTGCAGTTCGTCGGCGTCGCCGTGATCGCCGTGACCGTCGCGGTGTGGAACGGCGCGGGGGTGCGCACGATCGCGGTGAGCGCCGTGCTCGCGGGCATCGCGTGGAGCGGCTACACCGCCGCGACGCTCGCCGGGTTCGATCCGATCGTCGGCAGCGGCATCGGGGCGCTCGCCGCGAGCTTCGTCGGCATCCTCGTGGCGCACCGCCTGCACGTGCCGTCGATCGCCGTCACGACCGCCGCGATCGTGCCGCTCGTGCCGGGATCGGCGGTCTTCCGCGGCCTCCTCGAGCTCGTCGAGTCGGACGGCACCGCGGAGAGCCTCGTGCTCGGGGTCGCGACCCTCGTGGGCGCCGGCGCCATCGGCCTCGCCCTGGCCTCGGGCGCCTCGCTCGGCCTCGTGCTCGGCGCGCCCGTGCGCGACAGCGTCGAGAGCGTCGTGCGACGCCGTGGCCGCATCCGCTGA
- a CDS encoding DUF3566 domain-containing protein yields the protein MSIAEKLQSKSPRRSGSSKQVRLRLVHVDFWSAMKVSAVLGLVLGVVQLVVVFVMWTLLQVVGLFGKIDEVLRDILAQPDFAITSFLSLPQVMMFTLLVAVLNFVVITVLGAVIAVLYNLSVRVTGGLQVGFANQ from the coding sequence ATGAGCATTGCCGAGAAGCTGCAGAGCAAGTCGCCTCGACGCAGCGGATCGAGCAAGCAGGTGCGCCTGCGCCTCGTGCACGTCGACTTCTGGTCGGCGATGAAGGTCTCGGCGGTGCTGGGCCTCGTGCTCGGCGTCGTGCAGCTCGTGGTCGTGTTCGTGATGTGGACGCTGCTGCAGGTCGTCGGCCTGTTCGGCAAGATCGACGAGGTGCTGCGCGACATCCTGGCGCAGCCCGACTTCGCGATCACGTCGTTCCTGTCGCTGCCGCAGGTGATGATGTTCACGCTGCTCGTCGCGGTGCTGAACTTCGTCGTCATCACGGTGCTCGGCGCGGTCATCGCGGTGCTCTACAACCTGTCGGTGCGCGTCACCGGCGGGCTGCAGGTCGGCTTCGCCAACCAGTAG